In a single window of the Helicobacter felis ATCC 49179 genome:
- the motA gene encoding flagellar motor stator protein MotA: MDLSSVLGVVFAILAISVGDIMEGGNPAHVVHLSSLIIIIPTTLCAAMVSTHARHVKAAYKEIKIVFLNPKINLQETIKTIVELSTQARKDGVLSLESKVAQIEDDFTRNGFSMIVDGKDIKSVQDSLEVAIEELEEHYHGAAHYWITAGESAPTFGLVGAVLGLMLALQKLDNPQEMALGIAGAFTATVTGIMCSYALFGPFGNKLKNKSKDILKEKILILEGVIGIANGDNPRDLEMKLLNYIAPGEPKKSQFE; this comes from the coding sequence ATGGATTTATCATCTGTACTTGGTGTGGTTTTTGCGATTCTTGCTATTAGTGTGGGCGACATTATGGAAGGGGGTAACCCCGCCCATGTAGTGCACTTAAGTTCGCTCATCATCATTATCCCTACAACCCTCTGTGCGGCGATGGTGAGCACGCACGCACGCCATGTCAAAGCAGCTTATAAAGAGATCAAGATTGTTTTTCTCAATCCCAAGATCAATTTGCAAGAGACCATTAAAACCATTGTTGAACTATCCACACAGGCGCGTAAGGATGGGGTGCTGTCTTTGGAGTCCAAAGTCGCCCAAATTGAAGATGATTTTACCCGCAATGGATTTTCTATGATCGTGGATGGTAAGGATATTAAATCCGTGCAAGATAGTTTAGAGGTGGCCATTGAGGAATTAGAAGAGCATTATCATGGCGCAGCGCATTACTGGATCACAGCAGGGGAGAGCGCGCCTACTTTTGGACTGGTTGGAGCGGTTTTAGGGTTGATGCTGGCACTTCAAAAACTAGACAATCCCCAAGAGATGGCACTAGGGATCGCGGGGGCATTTACCGCGACCGTTACCGGGATTATGTGTTCCTATGCGCTCTTTGGTCCTTTTGGAAACAAACTAAAAAATAAATCTAAAGACATTCTCAAGGAGAAGATTTTGATTTTAGAGGGCGTGATCGGAATTGCTAATGGGGACAACCCAAGGGACTTGGAAATGAAATTACTCAACTACATCGCTCCGGGCGAACCTAAAAAATCGCAGTTTGAATAA
- a CDS encoding bifunctional riboflavin kinase/FAD synthetase, protein MQNFLSTLNNKDLLSLAIGKFDGVHLAHQRLLSALYPQAGVLVVDRFEPPKALTPLRERACLLASYAQNLYFLPLEQARHISARDFIALLTQKFPRLQKIVVGYDFKCAQGRSMGIEELRAMLSPQIHLEVITEIKIKGISLHSYHIKTCIERGDVLLARKFLGRPFALQGVVIPGQHLGHEHLYPTLNINTHSLQTQLLPCAGVYATDVLLDQKRVRAVSFLGHRLSTDGQMAFETHILDQEITTPPPSLRVLFLKKIRDNRHFTHLAELKAQISQDIAQARALDSEQVC, encoded by the coding sequence ATGCAGAATTTTTTATCTACTTTGAACAATAAAGACTTATTGAGCCTAGCCATAGGTAAGTTTGATGGCGTGCATTTGGCGCACCAACGCCTCTTAAGCGCGCTATACCCACAGGCAGGGGTGTTGGTGGTGGATCGCTTTGAGCCACCTAAAGCACTCACCCCTTTAAGAGAGCGCGCATGTTTGCTCGCTTCTTATGCGCAAAATCTCTATTTTTTGCCCCTAGAGCAGGCACGCCATATTAGTGCGCGCGATTTTATCGCTCTGCTCACCCAAAAATTCCCCCGTTTGCAAAAAATCGTAGTGGGCTATGATTTTAAATGCGCACAAGGGCGATCGATGGGAATAGAGGAGTTGCGCGCGATGTTAAGCCCTCAAATCCATTTGGAGGTGATCACAGAGATTAAAATTAAGGGCATTTCTCTACACTCCTACCATATCAAAACCTGCATTGAACGGGGTGATGTGCTCTTAGCGCGCAAATTCTTAGGCCGTCCCTTTGCTCTGCAGGGGGTAGTGATCCCCGGACAACATTTGGGGCATGAGCATCTCTATCCCACTTTAAATATCAATACTCACAGCCTGCAAACCCAACTCTTGCCCTGTGCGGGAGTTTATGCAACCGATGTGCTGTTAGATCAAAAGCGTGTGCGTGCAGTGAGTTTTTTAGGGCATCGTTTGAGCACAGATGGGCAAATGGCCTTTGAAACCCACATTTTAGATCAAGAGATCACCACGCCCCCGCCCTCTTTACGCGTCTTATTCTTAAAGAAAATCCGCGACAACCGCCATTTTACTCATTTAGCTGAACTCAAAGCCCAAATTAGCCAAGACATCGCTCAAGCGCGCGCTCTAGATTCAGAGCAAGTCTGCTAG
- the tlyA gene encoding 23S rRNA (cytidine-2'-O)-methyltransferase TlyA produces the protein MRLDQFLVHKGLAQSRSQAKDLILQGKVVSEGQLLSKPSLEVSACLEVQLLQRVFVSRAGEKLWHYLARYPLNCAGKVILDVGSSKGGFAQVLLERGAKKVVCVDVGTNQLDMRLRAHPRIQVIEQCDIRHFTPKENYDLLTCDVSFISLSKILGVLCALSARALVLFKPQFEVGKEAKRNKAGVVCDTARIEARLQEFVAEIEALGGRVCHICPSEIKGKAGNAEFFIYFEQ, from the coding sequence ATGCGTCTAGATCAATTTTTAGTGCACAAAGGGCTAGCCCAGAGCCGATCACAGGCTAAAGACTTAATCCTGCAGGGCAAGGTGGTCAGTGAGGGACAGCTTTTGAGCAAGCCTAGCTTAGAGGTGTCTGCTTGCCTAGAAGTGCAACTACTCCAAAGGGTGTTTGTGAGTCGGGCCGGAGAAAAATTATGGCATTACTTGGCGCGTTACCCTTTAAATTGTGCAGGTAAGGTGATCTTAGATGTGGGCTCGAGCAAGGGAGGCTTTGCACAAGTCTTACTAGAAAGGGGAGCTAAAAAGGTGGTCTGCGTAGATGTGGGCACCAACCAGCTAGATATGCGCTTAAGAGCACATCCTCGTATTCAAGTCATCGAGCAATGCGATATCCGCCACTTCACCCCAAAAGAGAACTACGACCTACTGACCTGCGATGTGAGTTTTATCTCTTTGAGTAAAATTTTAGGGGTTTTATGCGCTTTGAGCGCGCGGGCTTTGGTGTTGTTCAAGCCCCAGTTTGAGGTGGGCAAAGAGGCTAAGCGCAATAAAGCGGGTGTGGTGTGTGATACAGCGCGTATAGAGGCGCGCCTTCAAGAGTTTGTCGCAGAGATTGAGGCGTTGGGGGGGCGAGTGTGCCACATTTGCCCCTCAGAAATTAAGGGCAAAGCGGGCAATGCAGAATTTTTTATCTACTTTGAACAATAA
- a CDS encoding DNA translocase FtsK — translation MFFLAIVFGPSGLAGAWGSMVARGSAAYFGACAYILPLYLALMVFLMRKATLRSLELLLASLLGFLALVLGQALVGAQGLVGQALLEVLEAFVGAVGAWLLTLGLILCALFIIAPTQFKAVAKNLYDYLLQTPSSLRAWAHKKVQAYPKPPRFNPPSPSSPSFKVKVTSYHPPTQPPQNNLTPLPQNYGVELAPKTPTPSTPMGAYMDLLQQRRSLQSSEIPQEFPPTPQNAPKDSNPPQNASLPSTNLLNSPTPPKHTPDQIQTQAQNLLSKLRMFKIEGEIVRTCVGPVVSTFEFRPATHIKVSKIMGLSDDLAMALCAQSMRIHAPIQGKDVMGFEIARDTSDPICLREILEDPIFAQTSHKLALALGKDTRGEVFVLDLATLPHLLIAGTTGSGKSVGLHTMLLSLLYQHTPTSLRLLLVDPKRVEFSAYTDIPHLITPILTDPTQAINALKCAVEEMERRYSAMSILRVKNLEGYNAKSADKLPFLVIVIDELADLMMTGGKEVEAPIIRIAQMGRACGIHLIIATQRPSVEVLTGLLKTNLPTRLSFKVGSKIDSRIILDNDGAQNLLGRGDMLLMQNSQLQRLHAPYTTEEEIDTVTEFLRAQQGVCYDPSFTP, via the coding sequence TTGTTTTTTCTAGCAATCGTCTTTGGGCCTAGCGGGCTTGCAGGGGCGTGGGGGAGCATGGTGGCGCGAGGGAGTGCCGCTTATTTTGGCGCATGCGCCTACATTCTCCCCCTTTATTTAGCCTTGATGGTGTTTTTAATGCGTAAAGCCACTCTGCGATCTTTAGAGCTGTTGTTGGCTAGTTTGCTGGGGTTTTTAGCCCTAGTGTTAGGGCAGGCCTTAGTGGGGGCGCAAGGCTTGGTGGGTCAAGCCCTCTTGGAAGTGCTAGAGGCGTTTGTGGGGGCAGTGGGAGCGTGGCTTCTCACACTGGGGTTAATTCTCTGTGCGCTTTTTATTATAGCACCGACACAATTTAAGGCTGTGGCTAAAAATCTTTATGACTATCTCCTGCAAACCCCCTCAAGTTTACGCGCTTGGGCGCATAAAAAAGTCCAAGCCTACCCCAAACCCCCGCGCTTCAACCCCCCTTCCCCCTCTTCACCCTCCTTTAAAGTTAAGGTAACCTCCTACCACCCCCCCACACAGCCCCCCCAAAACAACCTAACCCCCTTGCCTCAAAACTACGGCGTAGAGCTCGCACCAAAAACTCCCACCCCCTCTACGCCTATGGGGGCTTATATGGATTTGCTCCAACAACGTCGATCTTTGCAGAGTTCAGAAATCCCTCAAGAATTCCCTCCAACTCCCCAAAATGCCCCCAAAGATTCTAATCCTCCCCAAAATGCCTCTCTGCCTAGCACAAACTTGCTCAATTCTCCCACTCCTCCTAAACACACCCCTGATCAAATCCAAACACAGGCACAAAATCTCTTGAGCAAACTACGCATGTTCAAAATTGAGGGAGAGATTGTGCGCACCTGCGTAGGGCCAGTGGTGAGCACCTTCGAATTTCGCCCCGCCACGCATATTAAAGTGAGTAAAATCATGGGGCTCTCTGACGACTTGGCGATGGCGTTGTGCGCCCAATCCATGCGCATCCATGCCCCCATTCAAGGCAAAGATGTTATGGGATTTGAAATTGCGCGCGATACAAGCGATCCTATTTGTTTGAGAGAAATCCTAGAAGATCCCATTTTTGCCCAAACCTCCCATAAACTCGCCCTAGCTTTGGGTAAGGACACGCGCGGAGAGGTTTTTGTGCTAGATTTAGCCACCTTACCCCATTTGCTCATTGCAGGCACTACCGGGAGTGGGAAGAGTGTGGGTTTGCATACGATGTTGCTCTCATTGCTCTACCAACACACCCCTACAAGTTTACGCCTCTTGCTAGTCGATCCCAAACGCGTAGAATTTAGCGCCTACACAGATATACCCCACCTCATCACGCCCATTCTCACCGACCCTACTCAAGCTATTAATGCGCTCAAATGTGCAGTTGAGGAAATGGAACGGCGTTATAGCGCTATGAGTATCCTGCGGGTGAAAAATTTAGAGGGCTATAACGCTAAAAGCGCGGACAAATTGCCTTTTTTGGTGATTGTGATCGATGAATTAGCCGACTTGATGATGACAGGAGGCAAAGAAGTAGAAGCTCCTATCATTCGCATCGCTCAAATGGGGCGCGCGTGTGGGATTCATCTCATTATTGCCACCCAACGCCCTAGCGTGGAGGTGCTTACAGGACTTCTTAAAACCAATTTGCCTACAAGATTGAGCTTTAAAGTGGGTTCTAAAATCGATTCGCGCATCATTTTAGATAACGATGGAGCGCAAAATCTCTTAGGCAGGGGGGATATGCTGTTAATGCAAAATAGCCAGCTGCAACGCCTGCACGCTCCCTACACTACAGAAGAAGAGATTGATACAGTTACAGAATTTTTGCGCGCCCAACAAGGTGTGTGTTATGATCCAAGTTTTACGCCGTGA
- a CDS encoding HesA/MoeB/ThiF family protein, giving the protein MLSDTQKERYQRHLMLEDVGEEGQKKLLNASVLIVGAGGLGSPNALYLAAAGIGRIGILDFDIIELSNLQRQVIHTTEEINGAKVKSAARKMFALNPEVEVETHFITLDAKNALEIINRYDFIIDATDNFASKFLINDACVLSHKPYSHAGVLKYRGQVMTILPKKSACFSCVFDTPPDPKLNPTFKAGLFGVVPGLLGCIQAAEAIKYFLGFPLLTNTLLGVDIKTMNFRHVSVQRNPKCRVCGEHGIKSLEDYPQQ; this is encoded by the coding sequence ATGTTAAGCGACACCCAAAAGGAACGCTACCAACGCCATTTGATGTTAGAAGATGTGGGTGAAGAGGGGCAAAAAAAGCTTTTAAACGCCAGCGTGTTGATTGTAGGTGCGGGGGGTTTGGGTTCTCCTAATGCCCTTTATCTTGCTGCAGCTGGGATCGGGCGCATCGGGATTTTGGATTTTGATATTATAGAACTGAGCAATCTCCAGCGCCAAGTTATCCACACTACCGAAGAAATCAATGGTGCTAAGGTCAAATCCGCTGCACGCAAGATGTTTGCCCTCAACCCAGAAGTGGAAGTGGAGACTCATTTTATCACTCTTGATGCTAAGAATGCGTTAGAAATCATCAATCGTTACGACTTTATCATCGATGCGACCGATAATTTTGCGAGTAAATTTTTAATCAATGATGCTTGTGTGTTAAGCCATAAGCCTTATAGTCATGCTGGTGTGCTGAAATACCGCGGGCAAGTTATGACGATTTTACCTAAAAAGAGCGCGTGTTTTTCCTGTGTTTTTGACACCCCGCCCGATCCTAAACTTAACCCCACTTTTAAGGCCGGCCTTTTTGGAGTGGTGCCCGGCTTGTTGGGTTGTATCCAAGCGGCTGAGGCTATTAAGTATTTCTTAGGTTTTCCCTTGCTGACAAATACCTTACTGGGCGTGGATATAAAAACCATGAATTTTAGGCATGTCAGCGTGCAACGCAATCCTAAATGCCGTGTGTGTGGAGAGCATGGGATCAAAAGCCTAGAAGACTACCCACAGCAATAA
- the tkt gene encoding transketolase, whose amino-acid sequence MDNRLKEQDLPLLQECAQTLRFLSADMVQRANSGHPGVAMGLAEVGVVLGRHVRLNPSNPHWLNRDRLVFSGGHASAFVYALLHLWGFDLNLEDLKAFRQLDSKTPGHLEFKHTPGVEITTGPLGQGFANAVGFALGAKIAQNLLDSTSISHKVYCLCGDGDLQEGISYESASLAGHLGLDNLIVIYDSNAITIEGDTNLAFSENVRERFKAQNWEVLEGDGHNFLEIDRLLTRAQATTKPTLIIAKTTIGKGALGLEGSAKVHGAPLGAEVLARSKEALGLSGDFVISERVAHALNMQEKGQRLELEWQSYLESQPDLKARIAHLQAKDFSKVQYPTFEAGKMIATRASNGAILNALSEAYLGFLGGSADLAPSNNTHLKDQADCLPPHFGRNLHFGIREHAMGAMSNALANYGLFVPFCATFFVFSDYVAPSLRLSALMGNQIFYIFTHDSIGVGEDGPTHQPIEQLSHLRALPNFYVFRPMDAHENVRCWQVALSLNKPCAFVLSRQNLPVHPNMPLESVQKGGYVVHAHPNPQITLVSSGSEVSPCLEAVQILQNQGVGVQVVSVPCFDLLLEQDKTYLKSLFKGKVLAVEAGRGLEWGRFAHDVLGMESFGKSAPGGVLFDHFGFSAQNIAKRACTLVEESC is encoded by the coding sequence ATGGATAATCGGTTAAAAGAGCAGGATTTACCCCTCTTACAAGAATGCGCCCAAACTCTGCGTTTTTTGAGCGCGGACATGGTGCAAAGGGCCAATAGCGGGCACCCCGGCGTGGCGATGGGCTTGGCAGAGGTGGGGGTGGTGTTGGGGCGGCATGTGCGCCTCAACCCGTCTAACCCGCATTGGCTCAATCGGGATCGTTTGGTCTTTAGTGGGGGGCATGCCAGTGCATTTGTATATGCGCTCTTGCACCTATGGGGTTTTGATCTGAACTTAGAGGATCTAAAGGCTTTTAGACAGCTCGATTCTAAAACCCCCGGGCATTTAGAGTTTAAGCACACTCCGGGCGTGGAGATCACCACAGGGCCCCTAGGACAGGGTTTTGCCAACGCAGTGGGTTTTGCTTTGGGGGCTAAGATCGCCCAAAACTTGCTAGATAGCACAAGCATTAGCCATAAAGTTTATTGCCTCTGTGGAGATGGGGATTTGCAAGAGGGGATCAGCTATGAGAGCGCGTCCTTAGCTGGACATTTGGGACTAGATAATTTGATTGTGATCTATGATAGCAATGCGATCACCATTGAGGGGGACACCAACCTAGCCTTTAGTGAGAATGTGCGCGAACGCTTTAAGGCGCAAAATTGGGAGGTGTTGGAGGGCGATGGGCATAATTTCTTAGAAATCGATCGCTTGTTAACGCGCGCCCAAGCCACCACAAAACCTACTTTAATCATCGCTAAAACCACCATCGGCAAGGGGGCTTTAGGTTTGGAGGGAAGCGCAAAGGTGCATGGCGCGCCTTTGGGGGCAGAGGTTTTAGCGCGCTCTAAGGAGGCTTTGGGTTTGAGCGGGGATTTTGTGATCTCTGAGCGGGTAGCGCACGCGCTCAACATGCAAGAAAAGGGACAACGCCTAGAGTTAGAGTGGCAAAGCTACCTAGAGAGTCAGCCCGATCTAAAGGCACGCATTGCCCACTTGCAGGCTAAAGACTTCTCTAAAGTCCAATACCCCACTTTTGAAGCGGGCAAAATGATCGCCACACGCGCGAGCAATGGGGCGATCTTAAACGCCTTGAGTGAGGCGTATTTAGGCTTTTTGGGGGGGAGTGCCGATCTTGCCCCCTCTAATAACACCCATTTAAAAGATCAAGCCGACTGCCTGCCCCCCCACTTTGGGCGCAATCTGCATTTTGGCATTCGTGAGCACGCTATGGGGGCTATGAGCAACGCCCTAGCTAATTATGGCTTGTTTGTGCCCTTTTGTGCGACCTTTTTTGTCTTTAGCGACTATGTGGCCCCTAGCTTGCGCTTGAGCGCGCTGATGGGCAATCAAATTTTCTACATTTTTACCCATGATAGTATTGGGGTGGGCGAGGATGGTCCTACCCACCAGCCCATCGAACAATTAAGCCATTTAAGGGCGTTGCCAAATTTCTATGTCTTTAGACCCATGGACGCACATGAAAATGTGCGCTGTTGGCAGGTAGCACTCTCTTTAAATAAACCTTGCGCCTTTGTGCTCTCGCGCCAAAACTTGCCCGTGCACCCTAATATGCCCCTAGAGAGTGTGCAAAAAGGGGGGTATGTGGTGCATGCCCACCCTAACCCTCAAATCACTCTAGTGAGTAGTGGGAGCGAGGTTAGCCCCTGCTTAGAGGCGGTGCAAATTTTGCAAAATCAAGGTGTGGGGGTGCAGGTGGTCAGCGTGCCCTGCTTTGATCTGCTTTTAGAGCAGGATAAAACCTATTTAAAAAGCCTGTTTAAAGGTAAGGTGTTGGCAGTAGAGGCAGGACGGGGGCTGGAGTGGGGGCGTTTTGCCCACGATGTGCTAGGCATGGAGAGTTTTGGCAAGTCTGCCCCCGGGGGCGTGCTCTTCGATCATTTTGGCTTTAGCGCGCAAAATATCGCTAAGAGGGCGTGCACGCTCGTAGAAGAGTCATGTTAG
- a CDS encoding PD-(D/E)XK nuclease family protein, producing MLDLNTPPTLYVFSSRRACNAFYAKQLEGFLPTAWSVQEFYNQISFVEGLVKIPESVRQVLLMEAIKEVTKNAEEREAHLIVFEKSFLGYLDGSNFVARFFNELAKFNIDIAQIPTKDIYGDYQHHLEVLERIHSHYKASLQARGYYDPILGIRPTLIPEVLCKFERIEFYLEGFLSKFEQEMLLEIASHAPLFMHITSDRYNQSCLRFLGVNLKEEHSYILDMQALSRGENPIVQATPQTPLCADHISIYAFNQRLDQVGLALQRVQEWLSEGLDPSTLAIITPSAEILSALKLLDLGHNLNFARGENVQEVFAPLFKDLEALKTTLQTCQTSNPLITLQEHTQALLEKYTAHKLQDFHQEFFETYHAIASNLQQYSVVDLLELYMRNLQEVRLDHTTGGKVKVLDVLECRGLHFERIVILDFNDRLVPSVQDSDLFLNTFTRTALGIPTLEDRENLQKHYYYQLLKNTSHVDIAYSCAQNAIPSKMLAELSLETPLPEKEENEFVIFPQARTWEFVPDKIIERIPSDFKFSATKIKDFMACKRRFYLQYLAKLTPAPQESFNMGSLLHTILEAYYSGSHYQNTHAPITFDSFLKTAQSLESYANLNALQRLELEVVAQKLAPFFACETGKLARAQVVACEQRFETSIGGFSFSGIIDRIDQNSAGGYDLLDYKFKSALKPQEEGYQLAIYALGAQSLGYTPEHIYFYDLKEGCLLEKSLSELQEDQEGLLEVLESCQQTIDFDQTEDRSACTYCAYVDMCGRETSN from the coding sequence ATGTTAGATTTAAATACCCCCCCTACTTTGTATGTCTTTAGCAGCCGCCGCGCTTGTAATGCCTTTTATGCTAAACAACTCGAAGGGTTTTTGCCCACCGCGTGGAGTGTGCAGGAGTTTTATAATCAGATCAGTTTTGTGGAAGGGTTGGTTAAAATCCCTGAGAGTGTGCGTCAAGTGCTCTTGATGGAGGCGATTAAAGAGGTGACTAAAAACGCAGAGGAGAGAGAAGCACACCTGATCGTTTTTGAGAAAAGCTTTTTGGGTTATTTGGATGGAAGTAACTTTGTGGCGCGCTTTTTTAACGAGTTGGCCAAGTTTAACATTGACATCGCCCAAATCCCCACTAAAGACATCTACGGAGATTACCAACACCACTTAGAAGTGCTAGAGCGCATCCATAGCCACTATAAAGCCTCTTTGCAAGCGCGGGGCTACTACGATCCCATTTTGGGCATACGCCCCACTCTTATACCTGAAGTTTTATGCAAATTTGAGCGCATTGAATTTTACCTAGAGGGCTTTTTGAGCAAGTTTGAACAAGAGATGCTGTTAGAAATTGCCTCCCATGCGCCCTTGTTTATGCACATCACCAGCGATCGCTATAACCAGTCTTGTTTGCGCTTTTTAGGGGTTAATTTAAAAGAGGAGCATAGCTATATCTTAGACATGCAGGCTTTAAGCAGAGGTGAAAATCCCATTGTGCAAGCCACCCCTCAAACCCCCTTGTGTGCGGATCATATCTCTATTTATGCCTTTAACCAACGCTTAGATCAAGTCGGGTTAGCCTTACAAAGGGTGCAGGAGTGGTTAAGCGAAGGGCTAGACCCTAGCACTCTGGCCATCATCACCCCCAGCGCGGAGATTTTAAGCGCGCTTAAATTATTGGATTTAGGGCACAATCTCAACTTTGCACGCGGAGAAAATGTCCAAGAAGTGTTTGCGCCCCTTTTTAAAGATTTAGAAGCACTCAAAACTACCCTGCAAACTTGCCAAACCTCCAATCCTCTTATCACCCTTCAAGAACACACCCAAGCCCTCCTAGAAAAATACACTGCTCATAAGCTTCAAGATTTTCATCAGGAATTTTTTGAAACCTATCATGCCATTGCTTCTAACTTGCAACAATACAGCGTAGTGGATTTACTAGAACTCTATATGCGCAATTTGCAAGAGGTGCGCCTCGATCACACCACCGGAGGCAAGGTTAAGGTTTTAGATGTCCTGGAGTGCCGTGGTTTGCACTTTGAGCGCATTGTGATTTTGGATTTCAACGATCGCCTAGTCCCCAGCGTGCAAGATAGCGATCTCTTTTTAAACACCTTTACACGCACTGCCTTAGGCATTCCCACCCTAGAGGATAGAGAAAATCTGCAAAAACACTATTATTACCAACTTCTTAAAAACACCTCCCATGTGGACATCGCCTACAGCTGTGCGCAAAATGCTATCCCCTCTAAAATGCTCGCAGAACTAAGCTTAGAAACGCCCTTACCTGAAAAAGAAGAGAACGAGTTTGTGATTTTTCCCCAAGCACGCACATGGGAGTTCGTTCCAGATAAGATCATTGAGCGCATCCCCTCAGATTTTAAATTCAGCGCGACTAAAATTAAGGATTTTATGGCGTGCAAACGGCGTTTTTATCTGCAGTATTTGGCAAAACTTACCCCCGCTCCACAAGAGAGTTTTAACATGGGGTCTTTGTTGCACACCATCTTAGAAGCTTATTACAGCGGATCGCATTATCAAAACACCCATGCCCCCATCACTTTTGATTCTTTCTTAAAGACTGCCCAAAGTTTAGAGAGCTACGCAAATTTGAACGCGCTCCAACGCCTAGAATTGGAAGTGGTCGCCCAAAAGCTCGCCCCTTTCTTTGCTTGTGAGACAGGGAAACTCGCCCGAGCGCAAGTGGTGGCGTGTGAACAACGCTTTGAAACCTCTATTGGAGGCTTTAGCTTTAGTGGGATCATCGATCGCATCGATCAAAACAGCGCAGGCGGTTACGATCTGCTAGACTATAAATTTAAAAGCGCGCTTAAGCCCCAAGAAGAAGGTTATCAGCTAGCTATCTACGCTTTAGGAGCACAATCTCTAGGTTATACCCCTGAACATATTTATTTCTACGATCTTAAAGAGGGCTGTTTGCTAGAAAAATCTCTCTCTGAGTTACAAGAGGATCAAGAGGGGCTATTAGAAGTTTTAGAGAGTTGTCAGCAGACAATCGATTTTGATCAAACAGAGGATCGAAGCGCTTGCACTTATTGCGCCTATGTGGATATGTGTGGGAGAGAAACATCAAATTAA
- the motB gene encoding flagellar motor protein MotB, producing the protein MSKKAKKVECPAGERWAVPYADFLSLLLALFIALYAISVVNKAKVKALKKEFLKIFDYAPIPDSFQPVIPIPPAPGGRQEDTIEERESTQQSNPSQTTIKKIGEGSVLEQTDQGSVLKLPSSLIFTEPYGDTINATMQEYIGRIASIIRALPSQVQINVRGYTDNTPIPAHIPFKDHYALAASRASKVMRELIADGINPQKLSFTSYGANNPIVPNDSIENRMRNNRVEIFFSTNPENINKISSILNKGLNGQ; encoded by the coding sequence ATGTCTAAAAAAGCTAAAAAAGTAGAGTGTCCAGCAGGGGAACGCTGGGCGGTTCCTTATGCAGATTTCCTCTCGCTCTTGCTTGCGCTCTTCATTGCTCTATATGCGATCTCTGTGGTAAATAAGGCTAAAGTCAAAGCTCTCAAGAAAGAATTTTTAAAGATTTTTGACTACGCCCCTATTCCAGATTCCTTCCAACCTGTGATCCCCATTCCTCCTGCTCCGGGCGGTCGCCAAGAAGACACTATAGAAGAGCGCGAATCTACCCAACAATCCAACCCTTCGCAGACCACTATTAAAAAGATTGGAGAGGGAAGTGTGTTAGAACAAACCGATCAAGGCTCCGTGCTCAAACTCCCCTCTAGTTTGATTTTCACAGAACCCTATGGGGATACAATCAACGCCACCATGCAAGAATACATTGGGCGCATCGCTAGCATTATCCGCGCCCTTCCAAGCCAAGTCCAAATTAATGTTAGGGGTTATACAGACAACACGCCCATACCCGCACACATTCCCTTTAAGGATCATTATGCGCTAGCAGCTAGCCGTGCTAGCAAGGTGATGCGCGAGCTCATCGCTGATGGTATCAACCCGCAAAAACTCTCTTTTACTTCCTATGGCGCTAACAATCCCATTGTGCCCAATGACAGCATTGAAAATCGCATGCGCAACAATCGCGTAGAAATCTTTTTTTCAACCAATCCTGAGAATATTAATAAAATCAGTTCTATTTTAAACAAGGGTCTCAATGGGCAGTAA